The sequence below is a genomic window from Leisingera sp. M658.
CAATCGCGACAGATGTATTTGACCTCGGTGAATTCCTCCATTCCCAGCCGTGCGCCTTCGCGGCCGAGGCCGGATTGCTTGGTGCCGCCAAAGGGAATGGGCGCGCCAGTGACTTTGGTGCGGTTTACCGCCACCATTCCGTATTGCAGCGCCCGGCTGAGGCGGTAGATCCGGCGCGGGTCGTGACTGTGGAGATAGGCCACCAGCCCGTATTCGCTGTCGTTGGCGCGTGTCACCACTTCTTCTTCGGTATCAAAAGGCGAGATGGGGGCGACGGGGCCGAAGGTTTCCTCGGACATGATCAGCGCATCTGCGGGAACATCGTTCAGTACTGTTGCTTCGTAAAATAATGGTCCCAGCGAATGCCGCTTGCCGCCGCAGGCCAGCCTGGCGCCTTTGGCCAGCGCATCGGCCACATGCTCTTCCTGCTTCTGCACCGCCTTTTCATTCATCAACGGACCAAGATCGCAGTCCTCCATGCCGCGGCCAATGGTAAGCGCCTTGGTAGCTTCGGTGAACCTGGTGCAGAATTCTGCATAAACGGGGCGCTCGACAAAGATCCGGTTGGCGCCCAGGCAGTCCTGGCCGGAGGTGGCGAATTTCGCCTTGATCGCTTCCTCCACCGCCTTGTCCAGATTACAGCCTTTGAAGACGATCACCGGCGCATGGCCGCCCAGCTCCATCACCAGCCGTTTCACAGTTTCGGCCGACTGGCGGTACAAAAGCTTGCCAATATTGGTGGAGCCGGTGAAGGATAGCGCCCGCACCCTTGTGTCGCGGGTCCAGGGTTCAACGATGGTGGGGGCATGGCCAGTTACCACGTTGAACACGCCTGCAGGGACGCCAGCACGCTCGGCCAGCTCCGCCAGCGCCAGCGCGCTGAACGGGGTCTCAGCCGAAGGATGCGCCACCACGGTGCAGCCCGCCGCCAGCGCCGCCGCTGCTTTGCGGGTCAGCATGGCAGAGGGGAAGTTCCAGGGCGTGATCAGCGCCGCCACGCCCACCGGCTCACGCCACAGTTCCACTTCGGCGTCGGGCAAATGGCTGGTCACACCTTCGATGTTGGGGCGTTTGGCCTCTTCGGCGTAGAATTCCACAAAGGCAGCGCCATAGTCTATCTCGCCGCGCGCCTCGGAGAGGGGCTTGCCTTGTTCCAGCACCATGATGCGGGCAAGATCTTCCTTGTGTTCCAGCTGCAACTCATACCAGCGCCGCAGGATGGCGGCGCGCTGCTGCGGCAGGAGACCTGCCCAGGCGGCGAATGCGGCCTGAGCCGCGTCCACGGCGGCAGAGGATTCTTTTGCTGACAGGCTGGCCACATGGCCAAGTTCTGCACCATCCGCCGGATCGCAAACCGGGAAGGTTTCGCCATTGGCAGCGGCGCACCATTTGCCGCCGATATAGGAAAATGAGCGCACCAGGGCCTTGTCGGCAATCTCGGCACGGGCTGAGAGCGCGGTCTCTGTCATGATGTCCTCCTCATGTCTTGCAAAGGAGTGTGCTTGTTCACGGCAGAGGAAGTGGCTGAAGTTTGCCGGGCTTGCAGAGGAAACAGCTGCCAGGCAGGTGCTTTCGTGCGGGGTTCACCCCTGCCCCAGCAGTATTTCCAGAGGCGGCGCCCCGGCCCCTTTGACCGGCTTGGTCACAACATAGGTGAAATAGCGGCTAAGGCCGATACGGGCGTCCAGCATCTCATCGATCAGCCGCTGGTAAGCATCGATGTCTCGGGTAACTATTTGCAGCAGATAGTCAAAGCCGCCTGCCAGCGCCCAGCAGGCGATGACCTCGTCATAGCGCTGCATCGCCGTTTCAAACGCGCGGAAACTGGCAGCGGTGTGGTCAGCAATCTCAGCGGCGACAAACACAGTCAGATGCGGCGCCAGTTTCTTGAGGTTGATGCGGGCGCCGTAGCCCTCGATCAGACCGGCCTGTTCCAGCTTTTTCAGCCGGTCCCAGCAGGGGGTCGGCGACAGGCCGATCCGGTCGGCCAGCGCGGCCTTGGTGATGCGGCCCTCGGTTGAGAGCACGCGCAGAATGTCGAGATCGCGCTGGTCCAGTTGCATAGGCTTGCCCTATCAGGCGCCGGCCACGCCGACAACTGCCACGCAGTCACCGGATTTGATCAGGCCGGGGAAATGGCGGCTGATCACCAGCCCTGCGCGGCGGGCGCGGTATTCTACCGGCTGCTGCCCGGTGCGGTCGAGCGGCCACACACGGGCCACGAGATCACCCTTGGCAACCGTTTCGCCCAGATCGGCCATCATCTCATAAAGACCGTCGCTCTCGCTGAACAGGAAGCAATCGTCATCCGGCATCGTCAGGTTCACGGTCTCATCCAGCTGCATCTCACCCTGCAGGATGCCGAAGTGGATCAGCACATTGCGCAGCCCCTTCTTGGCAATGGCATTGCTGCGCGCGGAGGAAGACCCGCCGCCGCCCAGTTCCGTGGTGACCAGAACCTTGCCCATTTCCTCGACCGCGGTGTCATACATGCCGCCGCTGTCAATCTCCAAAAGCTCCACCGAATAAGGCGCGTTGAACGCCTTCATGGCGGCAAAGCAGGCCTCCTGCGCAGCCTTGTCCTCCAGGATGTGCGCCGCGGCAAAAGGCACGAAATCCAGCGTCTTGCCGCCGGAGTGGAAATCCACCGCCAGATCCGCCATCGGCAAAAGCGTGCGCTGGAAATAATCGGCGATCTTCTCGGTTACAGTGCCGTCAGGGCGGCCCGGGAACGACCGGTTCATATTGCCCTTGTCGATGGGCGAGGTGCGGGTGCCGGCCCGGAATGCCGGATAGTTGAAGGCCGGCACAATGATCAGCCGCCCGGTCACATCCTCTGCCGCCGTGGTGGCAGCCAGCTCATGCAGGGCAATCGGGCCTTCGTATTCGTCGCCGTGGTTGGCGCCGGTCAGCAGCGCGGTCGGGCCGTCGCCGTTCTTGATCACCGTCAGCGGGATCATCACTGACCCCCAGGCCGAGTCATCCCGGCTGTAGGGCAGTTTCAGGAATCCATGATGCACGCCGTCCTGATCCAGCGCGATGGTAGGGGAAATCGGGTTTGCCTTCATGGATCAGTCCTTCACGAACATCTTGCGCGGCACATCCGACAGGCACTCCGGCCTG
It includes:
- a CDS encoding NAD-dependent succinate-semialdehyde dehydrogenase, translated to MTETALSARAEIADKALVRSFSYIGGKWCAAANGETFPVCDPADGAELGHVASLSAKESSAAVDAAQAAFAAWAGLLPQQRAAILRRWYELQLEHKEDLARIMVLEQGKPLSEARGEIDYGAAFVEFYAEEAKRPNIEGVTSHLPDAEVELWREPVGVAALITPWNFPSAMLTRKAAAALAAGCTVVAHPSAETPFSALALAELAERAGVPAGVFNVVTGHAPTIVEPWTRDTRVRALSFTGSTNIGKLLYRQSAETVKRLVMELGGHAPVIVFKGCNLDKAVEEAIKAKFATSGQDCLGANRIFVERPVYAEFCTRFTEATKALTIGRGMEDCDLGPLMNEKAVQKQEEHVADALAKGARLACGGKRHSLGPLFYEATVLNDVPADALIMSEETFGPVAPISPFDTEEEVVTRANDSEYGLVAYLHSHDPRRIYRLSRALQYGMVAVNRTKVTGAPIPFGGTKQSGLGREGARLGMEEFTEVKYICRDWA
- a CDS encoding Lrp/AsnC family transcriptional regulator, with protein sequence MQLDQRDLDILRVLSTEGRITKAALADRIGLSPTPCWDRLKKLEQAGLIEGYGARINLKKLAPHLTVFVAAEIADHTAASFRAFETAMQRYDEVIACWALAGGFDYLLQIVTRDIDAYQRLIDEMLDARIGLSRYFTYVVTKPVKGAGAPPLEILLGQG
- the doeB gene encoding N(2)-acetyl-L-2,4-diaminobutanoate deacetylase DoeB, with translation MKANPISPTIALDQDGVHHGFLKLPYSRDDSAWGSVMIPLTVIKNGDGPTALLTGANHGDEYEGPIALHELAATTAAEDVTGRLIIVPAFNYPAFRAGTRTSPIDKGNMNRSFPGRPDGTVTEKIADYFQRTLLPMADLAVDFHSGGKTLDFVPFAAAHILEDKAAQEACFAAMKAFNAPYSVELLEIDSGGMYDTAVEEMGKVLVTTELGGGGSSSARSNAIAKKGLRNVLIHFGILQGEMQLDETVNLTMPDDDCFLFSESDGLYEMMADLGETVAKGDLVARVWPLDRTGQQPVEYRARRAGLVISRHFPGLIKSGDCVAVVGVAGA